In a single window of the Eshraghiella crossota genome:
- a CDS encoding NUDIX domain-containing protein — MQIEIEIDNYISFDTFKERKAARAIIKDGDRFLLVRGPEGDFKFPGGGQENGENLSKTLCREVMEETGYEIAGGTIRDFGTVKELRKKTGTVVMLSHYFTCCVTGKSEVHNGDYVPVWLTLKEAFAINSGIKDYEKFPWVLRENYVMEYLLHNRHV; from the coding sequence ATGCAGATTGAAATAGAAATAGATAATTATATTTCGTTTGATACATTTAAGGAAAGAAAGGCAGCAAGAGCCATTATTAAGGATGGCGACAGATTTTTACTTGTCCGCGGACCTGAGGGCGATTTCAAGTTCCCGGGCGGCGGACAGGAAAATGGAGAGAACCTTTCAAAAACACTTTGCAGGGAAGTTATGGAGGAGACCGGTTATGAAATAGCCGGTGGAACCATAAGAGATTTCGGAACCGTAAAGGAGCTCCGTAAAAAGACCGGGACTGTGGTAATGCTGTCCCATTATTTTACCTGCTGTGTTACCGGAAAAAGCGAAGTACATAATGGAGACTACGTTCCTGTCTGGCTTACCCTTAAGGAAGCCTTTGCAATTAATTCCGGCATAAAGGATTACGAAAAGTTTCCGTGGGTATTGAGAGAAAACTATGTTATGGAGTATCTTCTGCATAACAGGCATGTTTGA